A region of Solibacillus isronensis DNA encodes the following proteins:
- a CDS encoding DUF418 domain-containing protein: MDFRPVGTNERVATLDILRGVSLLGILLVNMFGFYLPMPHIADLSSWFNEVQDIILQQLLDIYVQSSFYPLFSMLFGYGLAMQYVKANETGADFYRFAPKRLILLFCIGMFHAIVIWWGDILATYAFCGIFLIALIRLKAKWLVLVAVAVNALYHGFNLSLYVAAGFFTASTDSFSVDIEAIQSALTAYGIGNWTDAFMQRLDDLSIQMGVMMWISSLFTILPYMLFGAALAKWRLIERANEKIAVWIILAVAGIGGGLYMKSLPIAGNQTFGNEYLQVYIGGPLLAIGYMAVITLLTQLPVIVKLLSPIAKAGRMSLTLYLMQSVICTVLFYNWGFGLYGKVDVQMGIYMAVGIFVIQVLFAEIYFSKYKQGPIEALLKRFTYGKPTDRKA, encoded by the coding sequence GTGGATTTTCGCCCAGTAGGTACGAACGAGCGTGTTGCAACACTGGATATATTGCGCGGAGTAAGTTTACTCGGCATTTTATTAGTAAATATGTTTGGGTTTTATTTACCGATGCCGCATATAGCGGATTTGAGCAGCTGGTTTAATGAAGTTCAGGATATAATACTTCAGCAGCTTTTGGATATTTATGTGCAAAGCAGCTTCTATCCGTTATTTTCTATGCTGTTCGGGTATGGATTAGCGATGCAATATGTAAAAGCAAATGAGACGGGCGCAGATTTTTACCGGTTTGCGCCGAAGCGTCTAATTTTATTATTTTGCATTGGGATGTTTCATGCGATTGTCATTTGGTGGGGCGATATTTTGGCCACGTACGCATTTTGCGGAATATTTTTAATCGCGCTAATTCGTTTGAAGGCAAAATGGCTCGTGCTTGTGGCGGTTGCGGTGAATGCTTTGTATCACGGTTTTAATTTAAGTTTATATGTCGCGGCAGGTTTCTTTACGGCGTCAACGGATAGTTTCTCTGTCGATATTGAAGCGATTCAAAGTGCCTTAACAGCATACGGTATCGGGAACTGGACGGATGCATTTATGCAGCGTCTTGATGATTTATCGATTCAGATGGGTGTCATGATGTGGATCTCGTCTTTATTTACGATATTACCTTATATGCTGTTTGGCGCAGCACTTGCGAAATGGCGTCTGATCGAGCGGGCAAATGAAAAAATCGCTGTCTGGATCATTTTGGCTGTAGCTGGTATTGGCGGCGGACTTTATATGAAGAGCCTGCCGATAGCCGGTAACCAAACATTCGGCAATGAGTACTTGCAAGTTTATATCGGCGGACCGCTGCTTGCGATTGGCTATATGGCAGTCATCACATTGCTGACACAATTGCCGGTCATAGTAAAACTGCTGTCACCAATTGCAAAGGCTGGTCGCATGTCTCTCACGCTCTACCTGATGCAGTCCGTTATTTGTACAGTGCTGTTCTACAATTGGGGCTTCGGTTTATACGGAAAAGTGGATGTGCAAATGGGAATTTATATGGCGGTAGGAATTTTCGTCATCCAAGTACTATTTGCGGAAATCTATTTTTCAAAATATAAACAAGGACCGATTGAAGCATTGCTGAAAAGATTTACTTACGGCAAACCTACGGACCGTAAAGCGTGA
- a CDS encoding fumarylacetoacetate hydrolase family protein, which translates to MKLLSFKVNEQVKFGPKVKKEEAVWDVVEIQKQLNVLKDFPKTIIDGIAHGYEFVEQVRKLVEAAQNHEDGAQFKLAYSDIEWLSPVPRTPKNILCVGKNYSDHAREMGAEKAPEHIVVFTKSPTAIAPDESTLPVHADVTDSLDYEGELAVVIGKRGKNVPKAMAFDYVFGYTIANDLTARDAQEKHKQFFLGKSLEGSCPMGPYLVTKDEIPDPHALSIVTKVNGEVRQNGSTKDMLFTVSEIIETVSKYVTLEPGDVILTGTPAGVGKGMNPPQFLKAGDEVKIAIEGIGTLANRFA; encoded by the coding sequence ATGAAATTGTTATCATTTAAAGTAAACGAACAAGTAAAGTTTGGCCCAAAAGTGAAAAAAGAAGAGGCAGTTTGGGATGTAGTCGAAATCCAAAAACAACTTAATGTACTAAAAGACTTTCCGAAAACAATTATCGACGGGATTGCACATGGCTACGAATTTGTTGAACAGGTTCGTAAATTAGTAGAGGCAGCTCAAAATCATGAAGATGGAGCTCAGTTTAAACTGGCTTATTCTGATATTGAATGGCTGTCGCCAGTTCCTCGTACACCGAAAAATATTTTATGTGTTGGTAAAAATTACAGTGATCATGCCCGTGAAATGGGTGCAGAAAAGGCTCCGGAACATATCGTTGTTTTCACGAAGTCACCAACTGCAATTGCTCCGGATGAATCGACATTACCTGTGCATGCAGATGTGACGGATTCCCTTGATTATGAAGGGGAGTTAGCTGTCGTAATCGGCAAGCGCGGAAAAAATGTTCCGAAAGCAATGGCATTTGACTATGTGTTCGGTTATACAATTGCCAATGATCTTACAGCCCGTGACGCACAGGAGAAGCATAAACAGTTCTTCTTAGGCAAAAGCTTGGAAGGCAGCTGTCCAATGGGACCGTATTTAGTAACGAAAGATGAAATTCCTGATCCGCATGCATTATCAATTGTGACAAAAGTAAATGGTGAAGTACGCCAAAATGGATCAACGAAAGATATGTTGTTCACTGTTTCTGAAATTATTGAGACAGTTTCAAAATATGTAACGTTAGAGCCAGGCGATGTTATTTTAACAGGTACGCCGGCCGGAGTTGGAAAAGGGATGAACCCGCCGCAATTTTTAAAAGCAGGCGATGAAGTGAAAATCGCAATCGAAGGAATTGGAACTTTAGCAAACCGATTTGCTTAA
- a CDS encoding YisL family protein: MDFLTSTTHMHITTWVLALVLFFIAALSGKKLKAVHMILRLMYILVIVTGLSLFLEWRDKISESGMNYDMKVLFGILVIGFMEMVLVRKNKGKSVNMFWVLFGIVLLITLYLGLSMGIGVNF; this comes from the coding sequence GTGGATTTCTTAACTAGTACGACACATATGCACATTACGACTTGGGTACTTGCATTAGTATTATTTTTTATCGCAGCATTATCCGGCAAAAAGTTGAAAGCAGTACACATGATCTTACGTTTAATGTATATTTTAGTAATCGTTACAGGGCTGTCTTTATTCCTTGAATGGCGCGACAAAATTTCTGAGAGCGGCATGAACTATGATATGAAAGTGTTATTTGGTATTTTAGTAATCGGCTTTATGGAAATGGTATTAGTACGTAAAAACAAAGGCAAATCTGTCAATATGTTCTGGGTACTGTTCGGTATCGTTCTATTAATTACATTATACTTAGGCTTAAGCATGGGTATCGGTGTAAACTTCTAA